The DNA sequence GAGATCGTGAGAAATCACATCATTGCTCAGCATGCTAGTTCGCATCACAAGAACTGGCATCGTTATGCCACCCATGAGCTGGTTCTTAACACCTTTGCGATGATCCTGACCATAAGACCTGCTACTTGGTTTCCATACCTACGCTGGCAACCATCCAGTCTTCTGTTAAACATCATCGACAAGGTCTAGACAGCTTGATAGCAAGACTCAAGCTTCTGCAACAGACACCCTCCCAAGTAAGCAATAAAATGGGGCTGCCGGGAGTTTTCCCGGTAGCCCTTCATGGTTATCGGAGGTTCTCCGCCAACCGCTTGGCGATTTCTTTTAAGAAGCCCTCCGTATTGACTACCTTGATATCGTCTATCTCCGCCAAAGCGGCCAAATCTTTCGTCATAACCCCTTCTTCTATGGTTTGAATGGAGGCTTTCTCTAAAGCACCGGCGAAGGTTACCAGATCCGGTAGGTTGTCCAGCTCTCCCCGCTTGCGCAGAGCACCGGTCCAGGCAAAGATGGTGGCCATGGAATTGGTCGAAGTTTCCTCCCCTTTTAGATGTCTGTAATAGTGCCTGGTCACGGTGCCGTGGGCCGCTTCGTATTCAAAATGGCCCTCGGGGGACACCAGCACCGAGGTCATCATGGCCAGGCTGCCGAACGCCGCCGCAATCATGTCGGACATCACGTCCCCGTCATAGTTCTTGCAGGCCCAGATGAAACCGCCTTCGGAACGCATGACCCGGGCCACCGCATCGTCGATGAGGGTGTAGAAATACTCCAGCTTGGCCGCCTCAAATTTGTCCTGGAACTCCCGCTCGAAGACTTCCTGGAAAATGTCCTTAAAGGAATGGTCATACACTTTGGAAATGGTGTCCTTGGTAGCGAACCACAGGTCCTGCTTGATATCCAACGCATAATTAAAACACGCCCGGGCAAAGCTCCGGATGGAGCTGTCCAGGTTATGCATCCCCAGGATGACACCGCTTTCCGCAAATTCATGTATGATCTGCCGGGACGTGTCCCCATCCGCCGCGGTAAACACCAGTTCCGCCTTGCCGGGCTTGTCCACCCGGTACTCCACATCCTTATAAACATCACCGTAGGCATGGCGGGCAATGGTAATCGGTTTCCGCCAGGTTTTGACCAAAGGCTTGATGTGCTTCACCACAATGGGGGTGCGGAACACGGTCCCGTCCAGGATGGCGCGGATGGTGCCGTTGGGGCTTTTCCACATCTTTTTCAGCTTGTATTCTTCCACCCGCTGGGCATTGGGGGTAATGGTGGCGCATTTCACCGCCACCCCCAGTCTCTTGGTGGCCAGGGCCGCCTCAATGGTCACCTGATCCTCGGTGGCATCCCGGTTGGGCAGCCCTAAATCGTAATATTCCGTTTTCAGCTCTATGTAAGGCTCCAAAAGGATTTCCTTGATTTTTTGCCAGATAATCCTGGTCATTTCGTCCCCGTCCATCTCCACCAGCGGGGTTTTCATCGTGATTTTCTCCGGCATGGCCAAATCCCCTTTCCCTATCCAAGTTCTTGTACTTAGTATAGTTTAGCATAAAACCCTGGACAACCAAAGGCAAATGTCAAAACAAAAGGGCGAACCATGGAAGCAGGAACTTCAACCGCTCCCCCACCCCCGTGGCAAATGCTGCCGGAACCCGTGGAACCCGGCCGGCGTTTAAACTCCCTTCATGCTCAGGCGGAATAGGGCGACTGCAAGAAGTATGACCGGTACGAGGGGTTTTGCTTGGCTTCCTCCGTCAAAAGGGCGTGGAAAATAAAATCTATGTAGCGATCCCGCAGCTCCTCAATGGACAAATCACCCTCCGGGTCATACCAGATGTACAGCCAGTTCACCATGCCGAAAATCATGAAAGCCACGATGGGCAGGGGCTCCAGGGGCCGGAACTCCTTCTTGGCCACTCCTTCCGCCAGGACATCCGTGAGAATCCGGTAATACAAATCCCGCTTCTGCCGCATCTTCTGGTAGTACTCCGGCGCCAGGTAGTGGTTTTCCTGGTACATGACCACCACGGCGTCATTATACCGGTAGAAGGTACTCATGAAACCGGAAATGATGCCGTGGAGTTTCTCCACGGGGGTCTTGCCGGGCTGGAGTACCTCCTGGGCCTTTTCCAACACATAATCCATGATAAATTCATTGATAGCAAACAACAGCTCATCCTTGGCAGTAAAGTAATGATAAAAACAGCCGTTGGAAACATCGGCCTCCTTAATGATGTTGCGCACGGAAACCTGGTGAAAGCCCCGCTCTTTAAACAGCTTGACGGCAGCTTGGATAATCCTGGTTCTCCTGTCTTGCATGTTCTTGCCTCCCCGGCTTGAAGCCTGCTCCGCAGTGGGCTGAAAAATAAGAGTCTCGCTAGAGTTATTATAACACTCTATTGAGACTCGTACCTGAAAATTTTGAAAATTGGATCTATTTTAGCTGACTTTCACTTTGTCGCGGATTTGTTCACGCAGGGCGCGCTTGAGCATTTTACCTACGGAGCTCTTGGGAATTTCATCCATGAAGATAATGGCATCCGGGAGCCACCATTTGGCAAATTTGGGTCTTAGGAACTCAATCAGATCCTTGTCCGATACTTTGCCTTTATACTCTTCTTTCAAAACAACACAAGCTACCGGCCTCTCATCCCATTTTTCACTGGGCACGGCCACCACGGCAGCCTCGAAAACGGCTTCATGGGCCATGAGGGCATTCTCCAGATCCACCGAGGAGATCCATTCCCCACCGCTCTTAATCAGGTCTTTGGTCCTGTCCACCAGTTTGACAAAGCCTTCTTGGTCCACAGTAGCGATGTCCCCGGTGTGGAGCCAACCGTCCTTAAAGGTATCGCCGGACCGCTCGTCGTTGTAGTACCCGTCGGCAATCCACGGGCCTCTCAGGAGGAGTTCACCCATTTCCTTACCGTCCCAAGCTACGTCTCCATTAGCACCTACAACCCGCATTTCCAGCCCGGGCACCAGTAAGCCTTGCTTCGCCTTGAAAGTGTACTTCTCATCCTGAGGCAGGTTCTCCTGGTGCCTCTTTAAGCGAGAAACCGTCACCACCGGCGTGGTTTCCGTCATACCGTAGGCATGGATGAAGGGGATCTTATGCTTTTCTTCATAAGCCTTAATCAAGGACACCGGCGCAGCGGAACCGCCGCAGACCACGGCCCGCAGACTGCTCATATCCCGGCCGCCCTTTTCGATCTCCTGCAGCAGGCCCAGCCAGATGGTAGGTACACCGGCGGTAAAGGTCACTTTCTCCTGCTCAATCAGATCGGCCAGGATCTTCGGGGTAAACTGCGGCCCCGGGAAAACTTGCTTGGTACCGAACCAGGTGGCGGCATAGGGCATACCCCAGGCGTTGACATGGAACATGGGCACCACGGGCATGCACACGTCTTTTTCCGATAGGGCCAGTGTATCCGCTAACCCCAGGCACAGGCTGTGGAGGAAGAGCGCACGGTGAGTGTAGACAACTCCTTTGGGGTTTCCTGTGGTCGCCGAGGTGAAACACATACCGGCAGGGGAAAATTCGTCGATGTCCTTTCTGAAAGGGAAAGTGGGGTCTCCTTGGGCGAGCAGTTTTTCATAAGAGTACAAAGGCTGGCCGGATGTTTCCGGTAACTCTTCTTGGTCGGTCATCAGGATGAAATGCCGCACGGTAGTAAGCCGGTCTTTAATCTTTTCAATAATAGGCAATAAGTCCTCATCAATGAATAGAGCTTTGTTGCCCGCGTGATTGATGATGTAAACGATATGGTCCGGTGATAAGCGGATATTAACCATGTGCAAAACGGCTCCGATACCAGGCACGGCAAAATAAGCTTCCAGGTGGCGGTGCTGGTTCCAGGCAAAGGTGGCTACCCGGTCCCCGGGCTCAATACCCAGCTTTACCAGAGCGCTGGCCAGCCGCCTGGTTCTCTCGCCTACTTCCTTGTAAGTTAACCGGTGCATTTTGGTCAAGGTGCGAGAGACCACTTCTTTGTGGGGAAAGAGTTTTTCGGCCCTTTCCAACATGGTGCTGATGTTGAGGGGGACTCTCATCATTTTGTGCATCTCCTCCTTTTCTCTTGTTAGACCGACCGATCGGTCTATTTTTACAGAATCGTATAATAATTCTGACATCCAGTCAATACCCAACTCCTTATCTTTGCCGCGCCACTTCACCCCGGATGTTGTATAATAAGGGAGTACGAGCCCCGACCGGTAATACCGGAAGGGAGCAATGGCGCAGTCTACGCCTGCACCCCCGGTAACCCATCACCGGCCGCCGGCGCCATCGATCCAGCCTTTGGCAGGTTTCTCAGCCACCACCTTGCCGGCGGCTTTGTGGGGTGCCTGCCTGCATTTTTGACGTGAGGTGATGCCTATGGATTTGGCTGTCCCCATTACAAACCGGATCAAAGAACTGGTATCCCAGGCGCAGGGATCCACCCCCTACCGCGAGCCCCTGGTGGGTTTTGCCGCCGCCCGGGATCCCTTATTCCATGAACTGAAAGAGGTCATCGGCCCCCACCACTTGCTGCCGGAAGACTTGCTGCCGGGAGCAAAAACGGTGGTAGCCTTTTTCATCCCCTTCGGGAAGGAAGTGATCGCCGCCCAGCGCCGGGCGGCAGGAGTAGCCCGGGAATGGGCCGTCGCCTATGTGGAAACCAACCGTTTAATCGGGGACATCTGCCGGGAGATGCAGGAATGGCTCGGGCAGGAAGGCGTCGGAGCCGCTTTCCAGAAAGCCACCCATAACTTCGACCCGGTCAGTTTAAAGGCGGTCTGGTCCCATAAAAGCGCCGCCGTAATTGCCGGGCTGGGACGGTTTGGCCACCACCGGCAGGTCATCACGGGGAAAGGCTGTGCCGGCCGTTTCGGCAGCTTCGTGATAGATGCGGGCATTCCCCCTTCCCCGCGGCCGCAGGACGAATTCTGCCTTTTCAAGAAGGAAAGTCAGTGCTTGTATTGCGTCAAAGCTTGTCCCGCCGGTGCCCTGACGGAGCAGGGTTTGGATAAGCAAGCATGTTACGGGCGGCTTCTGGAAGTCGCGAAAACGTTTCAAGACCTCGGGCTCTGTGATGTATGCGGCAAGTGTTCCCTGGGCCCCTGCGCCTATTACCAGTAGCGGGTAAATGAACCAGGTTGACAGGAGAACCAGTTGTGTTATAATAAAGGTGCACTTGAAGCCATAGATTGAGCAGGACCCTTGGATGCTTTCGGAGCAGCACAAGGGTTGTTTTATCTCAGCGGAGGGAAACGAAGTGACCGGCAAGGGAATAAAAGTCGTCACCGAGAACCGGAAAGCAAGACACGATTATTTTATCGAGGAAACCTATGAAGCCGGCATCGCCTTAACGGGCACCGAGGTGAAATCCCTCCGGCTGGGGAGAGCCAACCTGCAGGACAGTTTTGCCAGGGTGGAAAACGGCGAAGTGTTTCTTTACAACATGCATATCAGCCCTTATGATCAGGGCAACCGCTTTAATCATGACCCCAAGAGAGTCAGGAAACTGTTGATGCACAAATCCGAAATTCGCCGTTTGATTGGCAAGACGCAGGAGAAAGGGCTGACCCTGGTGCCTTTGAAAGTCTATTTCAACCCCAGGGGCTTGGCCAAACTGGAACTGGCCTTGGCCCGCGGTAAGAAGCTCTATGATAAGCGAGACGCCATGGCGGAAAGAGACGCCAAGCGGGAAATGGCCAAAGCCCTGCGGGAGAAGCAAAAGCTGGGTTAATAGTGTATAATGATAATAGTATGGGGGCGTACTGGTTTCGACGGGGGAATGTATTGGCAAAAGTAGCCAGGCGGGGTCCCACTAGCCCGTAACACGGTGGACCAACATTAAGTGCCAAAGAAAATTACGCTTTAGCTGCTTAATTCAGCTAACCTCCTACCTTCGCTCTCCCGCGGCGTAGGATAGGGGGCCGACCAGCGGGATACTTCAGGCCCACGATCCGCTAAGCCTGGGGGAAAACCAGCGGATTAGTCGGAAGTAGATCCTGTCCTTGGGAGCTATTTCCGGCGAAAGTAAAACAAGGACTATCCTGGTAGAAGCTTTTGTGGGTACTCCTTCGGACAGGGGTTCGACTCCCCTCGCCTCCACCAGACATAGAAGGGGCGTGTCGCAAAACGTTAAATCAAGAACGCAGGGCGACACGCCCTTCTTAGTGATCGAAAACTGATTTTGATGGTCTTATATGTCATTCCGTCCCAATTTTGGGCACAGCAAAGCTAGGGAAGGCTCTTTCCTTGAAAATGACTTTTCATTTATCCGCTAAACAGCCTTAAGAATGTGCAGGTATGCTCCACAGCGGTTGGTCTGGATCTTGCTGTGGAGTTTGTTTATGTTAAAGGCAATCGCCAACAAGAAGAGCTCGATTTGCACTTTTGCCTGGCCTCGCATGAGAAAACGGCGAAATCCCATGTCATGTTTAAGTACCCCAATGGCGCCTTCAACTTGGATGGAGCAATTGACTCGCAATAGAATACCTTGGAAGAGTTTGACTCTTCCTCTCAACCCAGTATTGAGGAACGGCTTATCCGGGAACCGGCCGGCTCGACCTTTGTGGGAAGACATGAGAACGTACTGTTTCTCGGACCACCGGGAGTGGGCAAGACGCATCTGGCGGTAGCCATTGCCATGGAGGCTATTGCCCAAGGGTTATCCGTATATTTTGTCTCTCTCCCCCAACTGGAAAACGACTTATGCAAAGCATATGAGGAAAACCGTTTGGACAAGCGGATGAGAATATATCTAAGACCTCGGTTGTTTATCGTGGATGGGGTTGGCTCTCTTCCTCTCGACCCGCTGGCCGCGAATCTGTTTTTCCAGTTGGTTCCGGCTAGGTATGAACAAGGGAGCTTCATCTTGACCAGCAACAAGAGCTTTGGCGAGTGGGGCGAATTGCTGGGCGACCCAGTTCTGGCAACAGCCGTATTGGACAGGCTGTCGCACCACTGTCACGTGATAAACATCCGGGGCAACAGCTACCGATTAAAGGACAAGCTCGAGACCGGAATTTAGGCGACGCCAAGCGCACAGGTGGGTCAAAATTAGTCCGGCGCTAATGGGTCAAATCAATTCCGGCGTTGACAACACTTTGGGATAATGAAAATGTCTCCTGCCATAAGAAGTCCATAAGAATTAGACTAGATTGTCGATTTTTTCTACGTTGATAGATGCTTCTTGCGGCAAAGCCAATCCTGCCGCCACTTCTATAGTCTTAAGAATACCCGATAATCCCGGACAACTGGGGTGGGGAATCGTCTTGGCAAACAGCTGGAAAACCTCTCCTTGGCCTAAAGGTGAAAAAAGCTCTTTAAAGGCATCGGCTTGTTGCAGGCTTTCGGACAGTTTTTGATAATTGCCGCAATTGCTCTTAATTTCTAATTTGACCTCACCCCGTCCTTTGGCTTCTGCCAACACTTCAACATAATGCCCGCAAATGCCACAATCAATCCTTCCTTTAACCACCATTACACCACCTTTTTTTATTTAAATACATCAGTCCACAATTTGAGGGATGACAAGGCCACCACGCAAGTCATCATCCAATGGAGTACCTGAACGGGAGCCCGATGGGATACCCTCGAACCCAACTGGGCTGCAGGTACGGAGCCGAGGACTAACGCCACTCCCAGCAACCAAACCATCTGTCCGCTGGCAATTTTGCCGATCATGCTCATCAATGAAGTCAACAACACAATGCCCAAGGTAGAGCCAATAGTCACCCGCAACGGTATATTTAAAATATACACACAAACCGGTACAAAAATAAAAGCGCCGGGAGCTCCGATCATACCTCCTATGAAGCCAATTATAGCAGCTAACGAAGAAGCCAAAAAGGGATTAAAATCAAGTTCCTTTTCATCATTTTCGAGTACTTTTTTGGGCACAAACATAAGGAAAGTAGCAACGGTGGAAATGCCGGCAAAAATCGCTAAGAGTATTTTCGGATTGACGTATTGGGAAAGGAAAGCCCCGCCGAATCCGGCTACTGCCGCCGGCAACCCCATGGTTTTGATCACTTTCATGCTGAAAGCTCTTCTTTTGCGATGAGCGATCGCACCAGAAGCTGCACTGGCGAACACCTGTAAAGTACTGATGGCAGCTACCGTTTTCATATCCAGTGGAGCCAGGTGAAATAAGGGAGGCACATATAAAAGAAGAGGTATCATCAAAATGGCGCCTCCCAGGCCTAGCAAACCTGAAAAAAATCCTCCCAGCATCCCTAAGACGAATAACAAACCGAAATATTCCATCATATCCCATACCCCCTGCCAGACAAGTATCTCTATAAGTGAATGACCCTTGTGCCTGCAACACAAGGGTCAATTGATGGTTTTTTGCTTATTTACCGATGCTGCCGGTGTCCATATCCATTTCTTTGGCTGTCGATATACAGCTTCCCTCCGCCAGCTGGACAAAACTGATCAAAACTATCCAAACCAGGAATACCAGTATGAACAGGAACATGCCTAATAACCCTTTGTCAAACAGCCAGGCGTAATCTAGTGCTATCAAAAAGAGTAAGGCTATCGCCATCAATGCACTCCCAAAACCGATGAGCCGTTTCGTACCCGATACATTAGTGCTAAATTTGAGATTGCCGATGCGGCCCACCAGGCTAAATACCACTAGACTTGCAATATTAAAAATCATTCCTACCCAGACAGGGTGAGTATTAAGGTAGAAGTTTTCTGCTGACCAGTTGCCTAGGCTGTTCCACACTAAGCCGCTGGTAAATCCAAGTACCATGGCTGCTAAAACCCCCTTGCGGGTGGCCACCGGCCAGGCCAGGGCAGCTAATACAGGTGCAAAAGTGGCTCCGTTACGAGCTGTCCAGGCAAAAACATTCCACCAAGCTGCGTTTTCCGCCCGCAAGAACCCGTAAACCACCATGAGAACAGTTAAAATCACCAGGGATATTTTGGTCCACTTAACTTGGGTTTCAGGACTGACCTGGGGATAAATGGCTTTGCCAAAATCCTTGCCCAGAGAAGTAGCGCCGGAAAACTGGCAAGGTGCACCCCAGCCTAAAGCCGCCGCCCAAATCCCCAGGGTGAATACGCCTACCATCCAAGGAGGCAATGTTCCCATCAAATACGTGGGTACCGCTACCAGACCCCTACTGATACCTGGAGTAACTGCAGCCGCCGACAGACCAATAACTACAGCCATAATAATGAAAATCGCATTAAAGCCTGCCGCAATATATAGCCCTTTCCTCCCTTCTTCCGGGGTTTTACAAGACAGAGCCATCTGGAAAGCTGCTTGAGCAACCAGCACATTTACCCAGAACGTACCAAACCAAGCCATGATCATCTGCAAACCTACATGGTCCAGGTCAAACATTTCCGGCTGCGTCAGCTTCAAATGGGCCAGCCCCTCAAGACCGGGGCTGGCAAGAACGGCAATAATGCCCACAACAAACATGGCGAAAAAAGCAATAGAATTGGCTGTCTGGGTAAACGCAATCGACCACATGCCTCCTGCTTGTAAATAGACCAAAAGCAACACTGCCGTTACCGTCACCGAAGCCATTAAAGACAAGCCCGTCAGTACATGCAGAGCAGAGGCAAAGGCCAAAGCTGTAGCCACTGACCACATAGGAAAAGTAACCGCAGTGATGAAACCAGCGATGCCTAGAGCCGCCCGGCCGTATGTATCCCCTATTAAACCGGAAATAGTCACGAGCAGCTTTTCCCTAAAAGAGCCTAGCAGCACAATGGCGATGATTAAGATATGGGTCAATTCTGCCACTCCATACCAGACAGCCGATATTCCTTTGAGATAAGTGAGTTCCAAGATGGAAATATAAGTAGATCCGGCAAACAAACCGGTGATCATGAACGCCACGGTCCAGCGGTTGAACTGTCTTCCTCCAACAAAAAAACCTTCACTCTGGGAGACTCTTTTCCTAGCAACCATCCCAGCGCCAATTAAGAGCATAGTATAAAGAAGGGCAATGCCTAACATCCAATATCCATAGGCATTCATCGATTTCGATTCCCCCTTTATTCAGGATGCATTGCCCGAATGTAGCTCAGAATATTCACGGTAGTCATTTAAATAGTTTAGCCCCCACTGGTCCTTACCCAACAGCAAATCTGCCCCTTTCACCGTCCGCCGCATGCCTTCCGCGGTCGGATCCATAATAACACACGTTAACCCGGCCTTGATGGCCATGGCCAGCATGGTTCGGGTGATACTGGGCCTGTCTGGTAAACCGAAAGAGACATTGCTCACTCCCAAAATAATGTTCGTACCCAGCTCAGCAACCACTTTTTCAATGGTTTTCAGTGTCACCAGAGCTGCTTGTGGATCTGAACTGACTGTCATAGTTACACAATCAATAATCACATCAGAGCGTTCGATTCCCATTTGTTCAGCCCGTTCAACTATTTTGGAGGCAATCGCCAATCTTTTGTCAGGGTTAGGAGCAATCCCGTCTTCATCCATGACTAATCCCACTACTGCCGCTCCGTGCTCCTTTACCACCGGCAGGATGGATACCAGGGATTTTTCTTCCCCTGTTACTGAGTTCACCAACGCTTTTCCTTCGTAAACTTCTAAAGCTGCGGCCAGAGCACGTGGATGGCTAGAATCGATACATAACGGTACATCGACAGTCTCTGCAACTAGTTTGACTACCTTCGGCAATAACGAAACTTCATCGGCACCGGCTACCCCTACGTTTATATCCAAAGCATCAGCACCATATTTTACCTGGTTAATGGCTTCTCGTTTAACCAGTTCAAAATCGCCAGCCAGTAAAGCTTCGCCGAGTTTTTTCTTACCAGTAGGGTTAATGCGTTCTCCGATAATTGCCACCGGCAAATCATGGCCAATGGTAAGTACTTTGTTCTTACTCCGAATTTCTGTGTAGACCAAGTTTTCCTCCCCCTTTTAAGCAACTCCTAATAATTGACGCGCCGCCTCTACAGCAGCGGTCGCATCCCTACCGAAGGCATCTGCACCAATTTGTTTAGCCCAATCCTCGGTAACCGGGGCGCCGCCCACCATAATTTTGACAGAATCCCTCAAACCCGCATTCTGGATTGCTTTGATAGTCTCTTCCACCCAGTGAAGAGTAGAAGTAATTAAACTGGACATACCTACAATTTGGGGTTGATGCTTCTCAATAGCAGCCACAAAACTCTCAGGAGAGACATTCACTCCCAAATCCACTACCTCAAATCCAGCTCCCTCCAGCATCATAACCACCAAGTTCTTGCCAATATCATGGAGATCATCTTTAACAGTGCCTATCACTACTTTCCCTTTGGTTTCTGTCTGCCGCTGGCTTAAAATGGGCCGCAGTACGTCCAATCCTTCGTGGGTGGCCTTTGCAGCGATCAGGACCTCTGGGATAAAAATCTCATTATTCTTAAATTTCACTCCAATGACATTCATTCCCTCAATTAATCCCTCATTCAGAATGCGGTCTGGTTCTATTCCTTCATCTAAAGCTTGTTGACAAAGCTTTCTTACCTCTGCCGGTTTGTAAGCGAGCACCGCATTTTTGATGTTCTCGAGCAATTGCATTGCCATTCCTCCTTACCTAGTTAATATGGATTAAAGACCAGCTTTAATCAGCTCGGCGCTGTATTCCCTCGCAGTATTCACCATAGCCCTAATGTTTGCATCAGGCGTCCCATAATCAACCCCCACAGCATCGATCGACAGCTTATCAAGCGGGCCACCAGTATCGATAATTTTGCGCACGTCGTCGGCTATTTCCTCCGCAGTGCATTTGTACAAACGCACCGGATCAATCCTAGCATTGATGTACACATCCGGCATGAGTTCCCTCACTCGGCCCAAATCAGAATTAGGCCCTACCTCGAGAAATTCCAGATTCTTGATTTTGCTATAACCCTCCACAACATTATTCACCGAACCGCAATGGTGAATGCCAAAGGGCCGCATCGCCTCCGCCAGTCTCTGCTCATAAGGTAGGACAAATCTTTCGTAAGCTTCATTGGAAATCTGAGCTACGGTACAGTTGGGCAGCACATACATTTCCGGTGGAGCCATCGGGGTTACTGACGACGCTAGGGTACCGGTTCTTTTCCGGACATATGTAGCTAGACGTATGATGCTTTCCAAACATATTTTCATCAGCTTGTGTACCAGCTGAGGATTTTCATAGAAGTCGAGATACAGCTGGTCGCCCCTGATTTTTAAAGCCAGATTTAGAATACCGGTAGTATTGATGTTACCTGTAACCCGACCATATTTCTCCTCAAGATAATCCATTTGCCGAATAATCTCGGTCATGGGATAACTGTTTTCAATATCCGGTACCGTCAGTTTTTCAATTTCTTTTTCCGACAAGTTGGCAGGATTAGCCCACGGTAATGCATCATCGAAAAAGGTAATTTCACAGCCGAACATTTCGGGCAATAGCACCATACCGTAATCAATAAACGGATTGGGTTCCGGATTAGGATTGCCCATACCCAAATCGCCAAAACGTTCATAGAGAATCTTTTGCTGCTTCAGGTTAGCTTCTACCCGGTAGTCTGGGTCATGGTAATACTGCTTGTTATATGAGATACCATAATTACGCCACCACCAGCTGGCGTACATGCTCACACTCACCGGAATATGCTTGATTTTCCGGCTCATATCTAGTCCCCCTTCCAGTTTTTGATGACTATGACCAGCAACTTCTGTGCCAAAGTCTAAAACGCGCCATTTCAATAGGTGCAAAAAAAATAGCGGAACAATTGAGTTCCACTATGGTCTATAATTGGATTATAAATTCTGAAAAATCTGTATAATCTTGCTTGCTGGCGGTGCTGGTACTCCCAAATTCCGGGTGGAACTGAAAAGTTCCACTATATTATTCCTATAAGTCATAATGCTTACGTTTTCGTATAACGGTCGTATGGGTTATCCCTAACAGTTCAGCAGTCTGACGGGTGCTCATCCCTTTCTCCAGCGCTTTCTTCAGCAGCGCCTTTTCCATTAGCTCTAGACCCTCCTGCCAGGAGACTATTTCTTTGATCCTAATCTCTACTGTTTGAGCGTTTTTTTCTCCTTGCCCCAAATGCTCCGGCAAATGCGAAGCATCGATTACTTCACCCTGGCTTAATATTACAGCTCTCTCAACGATATTTTCCAATTCCCGCACATTGCCCGGCCATGAATAGCGCTCGAATATTTTATAAACCTCAGGGCTGATCACTTTATTTTTTCCATACTGGCTATTATATTTGGCCAGGAAGTGGTTGGCGAGGGGCACGATGTCTTCCGGCCGCTTTCTTAGAGGGGGAATTTCTATTTGCACCACATTCAAGCGGTAAAACAAATCCTCTCGAAATTCCTGCCTTGCCACCATTTCCTTTAGGTTCCGGTTGGTGGCAGCAATAATCCGCACATTCAATTTAACCGGTTCAACTCCTCCTACCCGGTAAATCACCTTGTCCTGCAGGGCTCGCAAAAGCTTTACTTGCAAGTTCAAAGGTAATTCACCAATCTCGTCCAAAAACAACGTGCCTCCATCAGCTGC is a window from the Clostridia bacterium genome containing:
- a CDS encoding sodium:solute symporter family protein, producing MNAYGYWMLGIALLYTMLLIGAGMVARKRVSQSEGFFVGGRQFNRWTVAFMITGLFAGSTYISILELTYLKGISAVWYGVAELTHILIIAIVLLGSFREKLLVTISGLIGDTYGRAALGIAGFITAVTFPMWSVATALAFASALHVLTGLSLMASVTVTAVLLLVYLQAGGMWSIAFTQTANSIAFFAMFVVGIIAVLASPGLEGLAHLKLTQPEMFDLDHVGLQMIMAWFGTFWVNVLVAQAAFQMALSCKTPEEGRKGLYIAAGFNAIFIIMAVVIGLSAAAVTPGISRGLVAVPTYLMGTLPPWMVGVFTLGIWAAALGWGAPCQFSGATSLGKDFGKAIYPQVSPETQVKWTKISLVILTVLMVVYGFLRAENAAWWNVFAWTARNGATFAPVLAALAWPVATRKGVLAAMVLGFTSGLVWNSLGNWSAENFYLNTHPVWVGMIFNIASLVVFSLVGRIGNLKFSTNVSGTKRLIGFGSALMAIALLFLIALDYAWLFDKGLLGMFLFILVFLVWIVLISFVQLAEGSCISTAKEMDMDTGSIGK
- a CDS encoding dihydropteroate synthase; translation: MVYTEIRSKNKVLTIGHDLPVAIIGERINPTGKKKLGEALLAGDFELVKREAINQVKYGADALDINVGVAGADEVSLLPKVVKLVAETVDVPLCIDSSHPRALAAALEVYEGKALVNSVTGEEKSLVSILPVVKEHGAAVVGLVMDEDGIAPNPDKRLAIASKIVERAEQMGIERSDVIIDCVTMTVSSDPQAALVTLKTIEKVVAELGTNIILGVSNVSFGLPDRPSITRTMLAMAIKAGLTCVIMDPTAEGMRRTVKGADLLLGKDQWGLNYLNDYREYSELHSGNAS
- a CDS encoding cobalamin-binding protein, whose protein sequence is MQLLENIKNAVLAYKPAEVRKLCQQALDEGIEPDRILNEGLIEGMNVIGVKFKNNEIFIPEVLIAAKATHEGLDVLRPILSQRQTETKGKVVIGTVKDDLHDIGKNLVVMMLEGAGFEVVDLGVNVSPESFVAAIEKHQPQIVGMSSLITSTLHWVEETIKAIQNAGLRDSVKIMVGGAPVTEDWAKQIGADAFGRDATAAVEAARQLLGVA